A genome region from Coffea arabica cultivar ET-39 chromosome 7e, Coffea Arabica ET-39 HiFi, whole genome shotgun sequence includes the following:
- the LOC113701048 gene encoding RING-H2 finger protein ATL1-like, producing MMFFDHRKLLVSDKNTRVLLVKEAVTSSCFMLCPSPPHRNDGSEVHELFPPPPPSQKNSMPTFLVLMLCILGAVFVFICYLAFRRRYQTNLRNSIRISSSADGARDEFLDENHGPRVHHPVWYIRTVGLEQSVIDSIAVFKYKKGDGLIEGTDCSVCLSEFEDDESLRLLPKCSHAFHITCVDTWLRSHKNCPLCRAPVVCDTDVNTSTDVPQMNTSQPVLDNRLDTSGPREDDRLDNQQESDAVAEAMTSELRIGVENIGPISHEEGKVLELLRKNCNNFAAGKNRVRVLSDLADHRVRIGEEMQPVRRSLSMDLPSASVIYAAVAKIHPVIDEGSSSIQDLEVKKQNLEIVAAKQGDKNSSRHRSRKSFSFGRSLQSVPMRMKRSFSSSGKVSIPRHGRSQELVRSF from the coding sequence ATGATGTTTTTTGATCATAGGAAACTGTTAGTTTCAGATAAGAATACTAGAGTTCTTCTTGTGAAGGAGGCTGTTACATCTTCATGTTTTATGCTTTGTCCATCTCCTCCTCACAGGAATGATGGTTCAGAAGTTCATGAATTATTTCCACCTCCTCCACCAAGCCAGAAGAATAGTATGCCTACATTCTTGGTTCTCATGCTTTGTATTCTCGGAGctgtatttgtttttatttgctATCTTGCTTTCCGTAGAAGATACCAGACGAATTTGAGGAATTCTATAAGGATTTCATCATCAGCTGATGGTGCTCGTGACGAATTTCTTGATGAAAATCACGGCCCCAGGGTGCATCATCCCGTATGGTATATTCGCACAGTTGGTTTAGAGCAATCGGTGATTGACTCCATAGCTGTTTTCAAGTATAAGAAAGGTGACGGCCTGATTGAAGGAACTGATTGTTCTGTTTGCTTGAGTGAGTTTGAAGATGATGAATCTCTTAGGCTTTTGCCAAAATGTAGTCATGCTTTTCATATTACTTGTGTTGATACATGGTTGAGATCCCACAAAAATTGTCCACTGTGTCGTGCCCCAGTGGTTTGCGATACTGATGTCAATACTAGTACAGATGTACCTCAGATGAATACATCACAGCCAGTTTTGGATAACAGATTGGATACATCAGGTCCCAGGGAAGATGATAGATTGGATAATCAACAAGAAAGTGATGCAGTTGCAGAAGCCATGACTAGTGAGTTGAGAATCGGAGTTGAAAATATCGGTCCAATATCGcatgaagaaggcaaggtttTGGAACTGCTGAGGAAGAATTGTAATAATTTTGCTGCAGGGAAGAACAGGGTTCGAGTATTGAGTGATTTGGCTGATCATCGCGTAAGGATTGGGGAAGAAATGCAACCAGTAAGGAGGTCACTTTCAATGGACTTGCCTTCTGCTTCAGTGATTTATGCTGCAGTGGCTAAGATTCATCCAGTAATAGACGAAGGGTCTTCTAGTATTCAGGATCTGGAAGTGAAGAAACAGAATTTAGAAATAGTTGCAGCAAAGCAAGGGGATAAGAATTCAAGCAGACATAGATCAAGAAAGAGTTTTTCATTTGGGCGTTCGCTGCAGAGTGTGCCTATGCGTATGAAGAGGTCCTTCTCATCCAGTGGCAAGGTCTCGATACCCAGACATGGCAGAAGCCAGGAGTTAGTCCGTTCATTTTGA